Proteins from a single region of Desulfatirhabdium butyrativorans DSM 18734:
- the resB gene encoding cytochrome c biogenesis protein ResB, whose product MSEPGMSSGIWTEIVSFFSSVRLTIVLLLTLAATSVIGTLIPQNAAPARYFMQYGEFWFRIFSVFDFFDMYHSWWFQTMLILLAINIVVCSIQRLRATWSVLFPKEPKGTPDRFRKSGFQVEKILNIDPPQARQALLHRLGKRTREISGEAGTWGAFWESGRKSRLGVYVVHLSVVLLLIGGLMGSMWGFDGSVSIPEGERADTIQLIGKNIQHRLNFAIRCDAFQIRFYENGMPSEYRSTLTILENGSPVLTRDILVNDPLQYKGVTIYQASYGTVPSKKAVFEFTSRDSGMVYQQAVDVGQDIVLPENLGTFSLKEFVPDFRFKGHDIGETFLAVITPETGAPVEIAIPVQFPSFDKMRKGPVSVSVADVKTRYATGLQVSYDPGVWVVYAGFLLMIAGCYITFFRSHRQVYVEISGIEGKTRMQIFGITNKNRLGMERWLRRFGDRIASGK is encoded by the coding sequence ATGTCCGAACCCGGAATGTCTTCCGGCATCTGGACGGAAATCGTCTCCTTCTTTTCGTCCGTTCGTCTAACGATCGTGTTGCTGCTGACGCTGGCGGCCACATCCGTCATCGGGACGCTGATCCCGCAGAATGCCGCGCCAGCCCGCTATTTCATGCAGTACGGCGAGTTCTGGTTCAGAATTTTTTCCGTATTCGATTTTTTCGACATGTACCACTCCTGGTGGTTTCAGACGATGCTGATCCTGTTGGCGATCAACATCGTGGTCTGCTCCATCCAGCGTCTTCGGGCAACCTGGTCCGTTCTGTTCCCGAAGGAACCAAAAGGAACGCCCGATCGTTTCCGGAAAAGCGGATTCCAGGTGGAAAAAATCCTGAACATCGATCCGCCGCAAGCCCGGCAAGCGCTGCTGCATCGGTTGGGAAAGCGCACCAGGGAAATATCGGGGGAGGCGGGAACATGGGGAGCTTTCTGGGAATCCGGCAGAAAATCCCGGCTGGGCGTGTATGTCGTTCATCTGAGCGTTGTGCTTCTGCTGATCGGCGGCCTCATGGGCTCGATGTGGGGATTCGACGGTTCGGTCAGTATCCCGGAGGGCGAGCGTGCCGATACCATCCAGCTGATCGGAAAAAACATCCAGCATCGTCTGAATTTTGCGATTCGCTGTGATGCGTTCCAGATTCGATTCTACGAAAACGGCATGCCAAGCGAATATCGCTCGACGCTGACGATCCTGGAAAACGGTTCCCCGGTGCTGACCCGGGACATCCTCGTCAACGATCCGCTGCAATACAAGGGGGTAACGATCTATCAGGCATCCTATGGTACGGTTCCTTCCAAAAAGGCGGTTTTCGAGTTTACCAGCAGGGACTCCGGCATGGTGTACCAGCAAGCGGTCGACGTGGGACAAGACATCGTACTGCCGGAAAATCTCGGTACCTTTTCCCTGAAGGAGTTCGTTCCCGATTTTCGTTTCAAGGGCCACGACATCGGAGAAACCTTTCTGGCGGTCATTACACCGGAAACGGGGGCTCCGGTGGAAATCGCGATCCCCGTCCAGTTTCCGAGCTTCGACAAAATGCGGAAAGGGCCTGTATCGGTTTCGGTGGCGGATGTGAAAACGCGTTATGCCACGGGACTTCAGGTGAGCTACGATCCCGGGGTCTGGGTGGTCTATGCCGGGTTTCTGCTGATGATCGCCGGGTGCTACATCACGTTCTTCCGTTCGCATCGCCAGGTCTATGTCGAAATCTCGGGGATCGAAGGCAAAACGAGGATGCAGATATTCGGTATCACCAACAAGAACCGTCTGGGCATGGAAAGATGGCTCAGGCGTTTTGGCGATCGGATCGCATCCGGGAAATGA
- the ccsB gene encoding c-type cytochrome biogenesis protein CcsB has product MNSSLMLSIVTFVYAAAAVLYVASWVFRKSLPATIATWVSLLGLIGNVAGIAMRWIESYQMGIGHAPLSNLYESLVFYSAVITLLYLVIERRYETPVIGAFSMPLAFLAMAYASLSPNVNDRIQPLLPALKSNWLIAHVITCFIGYAAFAIAFGLSLMYVLKARHSGDGNSLIGRFPDIRILDELNHQMIMFGFLFLTAGIITGSVWANSAWGRYWGWDPKETWSLITWFIYATLLHARFMRGWQGMRIAYLSMAGFAAVLFTYFGVNLLPGLHSYGSMGQ; this is encoded by the coding sequence ATGAACAGTTCATTGATGTTGTCGATCGTTACCTTCGTCTATGCTGCTGCGGCCGTTCTCTATGTCGCTTCCTGGGTTTTTCGGAAATCGCTTCCGGCAACCATCGCCACCTGGGTATCGCTTTTAGGGCTGATCGGTAACGTGGCAGGCATAGCCATGAGATGGATCGAATCCTACCAGATGGGCATCGGACATGCCCCGCTTTCCAACCTCTATGAATCGCTCGTTTTTTATTCGGCTGTCATTACCCTGCTCTATCTCGTCATCGAGCGGCGATACGAAACGCCCGTCATCGGGGCTTTCAGCATGCCGCTGGCATTTCTGGCCATGGCCTATGCTTCGCTCTCGCCCAATGTCAACGACCGGATTCAGCCGTTGCTGCCCGCCCTCAAAAGCAACTGGCTGATCGCGCATGTCATCACCTGCTTCATCGGATACGCGGCCTTCGCCATTGCCTTTGGTTTGAGCCTGATGTATGTGCTGAAGGCGCGCCATTCGGGGGATGGCAATTCGCTGATCGGCCGTTTCCCGGACATTCGTATCCTCGACGAACTCAACCACCAGATGATCATGTTCGGGTTTCTGTTTCTGACGGCTGGCATCATTACCGGATCGGTGTGGGCCAATTCCGCCTGGGGCCGGTATTGGGGGTGGGATCCGAAGGAAACCTGGTCGCTCATTACCTGGTTCATTTATGCAACCCTGCTTCACGCACGCTTCATGCGAGGCTGGCAGGGCATGCGAATCGCCTATCTGTCCATGGCAGGATTTGCGGCCGTCCTGTTCACCTATTTCGGGGTGAATCTGCTTCCGGGGTTGCACAGTTACGGTTCGATGGGGCAGTAA
- the qrcA gene encoding menaquinone reductase multiheme cytochrome c subunit QrcA, whose protein sequence is MSEHEHMEVSAAHSPRNNLKDGSGGMVFLFFLIGLAASLIVGWVIFPKLLYSQKRQPVDFNHVLHNGLVSDGCTSCHFFRDDGTFSGAPTLAQCVDCHSDVQGESDEEKRFVEEYVKKEIEVPWLSYARQPNCVFFSHAAHVKIAQMDCVTCHGATGESEHLRPYEYNRITGYSRDIWGHNIAGIKHNTWDRMKMDDCAECHQQKQSMLGSVQTQKEGCFVCHK, encoded by the coding sequence ATGAGCGAACACGAACACATGGAAGTATCGGCCGCCCATTCACCCCGGAACAACCTGAAGGATGGCTCGGGAGGGATGGTTTTTCTCTTCTTCTTGATCGGTCTTGCTGCAAGCCTGATCGTCGGCTGGGTGATCTTCCCCAAGTTGCTGTATTCCCAGAAACGTCAGCCCGTCGATTTCAACCATGTGCTGCATAATGGTCTCGTGTCGGATGGATGTACCAGTTGCCATTTTTTCAGGGACGATGGTACATTCTCGGGAGCACCGACCTTGGCCCAGTGTGTGGATTGCCACAGCGACGTTCAGGGAGAAAGCGATGAGGAAAAGCGATTCGTGGAGGAATACGTCAAAAAGGAAATCGAAGTACCATGGCTGAGTTATGCGCGTCAGCCGAACTGCGTTTTCTTCTCTCACGCCGCCCATGTCAAGATTGCCCAGATGGACTGCGTCACCTGCCATGGCGCAACCGGTGAGAGCGAACATTTGCGGCCCTACGAATACAACCGGATTACGGGATACAGCCGGGATATCTGGGGGCACAACATTGCCGGTATCAAGCACAATACCTGGGATCGCATGAAAATGGATGACTGCGCCGAATGTCATCAGCAGAAACAGTCGATGCTCGGCAGTGTTCAAACCCAAAAGGAAGGCTGCTTCGTCTGCCATAAATAA
- a CDS encoding M16 family metallopeptidase has protein sequence MRKYQAYLKAVVAILLFLGSFGTAGAEEVFTGVWPYEGAGLKPDPALHFGRLPNGLTYVVARNTTPKARVNMHLVVRAGSLNEADGERGIAHFLEHMVFCGSTHFKPGEIVHYFQKLGMEFGPDANAHTGFDETVYDLNLPDGSRASLDEALMVFRDFADGASLLQTEIDRERNVVLAEKRARDSASYRTFIAALAFEFPEHLISKRLPIGVEKDIDAVDAQSMRVFYETWYRPDHMTLVIVGDLQVQETIDLIQSRFGDMKPKREAVAAPDPGKVIHTGVEAFYHHEPEAGSTSVSIENPRQIDPVPDSRQALFERAAAMLASQVVQNRLDARKDSADTPFTSSAISQGIFLKNIYYSQISAETDPDKWRRALQTIERELRGALEKGFSDAETERVKADYLAELDKAAKQAETEKSDRIASRIMRDLSEHRVTLSAQERLSILSPFVSGLKASDLQNAIRKVWHDDARLIEVTGNLALPELGKQAILQAYHESLSMPPVLPVAAAEIGFPYLPEPLDTGIIAQHDTVSDLGVYRIQYENGVRLALKPTPFREKQILIQVVFGPGSSGEPADKPGLSLFAADLIRESGTATLSQTDLERALSGKTTRIAFGIQEDRFVFGGETIPQELPTLFQLLYARLTDPGFRKQAADRVIQRYRQRMAEYRRSIEGTAAIQARRFFAGGNPRFGLIDEETFSKYTVTDVRDWLEPWFQSGVLDVAIVGDFDLAEVHRLASRYLGSLPAREMHPAATVPAACMPVFPKGKSLELRVETAIPKSLVMVGFPTTDYWNMAMTRKLNMLTEIFSDRMRERIREKLGAAYSPSAFHLPSKAYPGYGYIQSFVQTKPADIQLIDREIGLLAGGFSKHPITRKEWVRAINPVMTSIREMIKTNEYWLNSVLAGLGRRPEQLHWARTIETGYSGIRLDELNVLAKRYLDPSRRATLIVTPAS, from the coding sequence AACGAGGCTGACGGTGAAAGAGGCATCGCCCATTTTCTGGAGCACATGGTTTTCTGCGGATCGACCCATTTCAAGCCGGGCGAAATCGTGCATTATTTCCAGAAACTTGGCATGGAATTCGGGCCGGATGCCAATGCCCACACGGGTTTCGATGAAACGGTCTACGACCTGAACCTGCCGGATGGATCCAGGGCCAGTCTGGATGAAGCATTGATGGTCTTCCGCGATTTTGCCGACGGCGCCAGCCTGCTGCAGACGGAAATCGATCGGGAACGCAACGTCGTGCTGGCCGAAAAACGCGCCCGGGATTCTGCGTCCTACAGGACTTTCATTGCCGCCCTCGCTTTTGAATTTCCGGAACATCTGATCTCCAAGCGCCTGCCCATTGGTGTCGAAAAAGACATCGATGCTGTAGACGCCCAATCCATGAGGGTTTTCTATGAAACCTGGTACCGTCCGGATCACATGACGCTGGTGATCGTCGGCGATCTGCAGGTACAGGAGACGATCGATCTGATCCAGAGCCGGTTTGGAGACATGAAGCCCAAACGGGAAGCCGTCGCCGCCCCTGATCCGGGAAAAGTGATACATACCGGTGTGGAAGCGTTTTATCACCATGAGCCGGAGGCGGGCAGCACATCGGTATCCATCGAAAACCCCAGGCAGATCGATCCGGTTCCGGACAGCCGCCAGGCCCTGTTCGAACGGGCGGCGGCCATGCTCGCATCCCAGGTGGTGCAGAATCGGCTCGATGCGCGCAAGGATTCTGCGGATACGCCTTTTACGTCGTCGGCCATTTCTCAGGGAATTTTCCTGAAGAACATTTACTACAGTCAGATATCCGCAGAAACTGATCCGGACAAATGGCGCCGGGCCCTGCAGACGATCGAACGGGAGCTTCGCGGTGCGCTCGAAAAGGGTTTCAGCGATGCGGAAACCGAACGGGTTAAAGCCGATTACCTGGCTGAGCTGGACAAGGCCGCGAAACAGGCCGAAACCGAAAAGAGCGACCGGATTGCCAGCCGCATCATGCGGGACTTGTCCGAACATCGGGTGACCTTGTCGGCGCAGGAGCGGCTATCGATCCTATCGCCCTTTGTTTCCGGTTTGAAGGCATCGGATCTGCAGAATGCCATCCGCAAGGTCTGGCACGATGATGCGCGGCTGATCGAGGTGACCGGGAATCTGGCGTTGCCGGAACTCGGGAAGCAGGCCATTTTGCAGGCATATCATGAAAGCCTTTCCATGCCACCCGTCCTGCCGGTGGCTGCTGCGGAGATCGGTTTTCCCTATCTGCCCGAGCCGCTGGATACGGGGATCATTGCACAGCACGATACGGTGTCGGATCTGGGTGTATATCGCATTCAATACGAAAATGGCGTGAGGCTGGCTCTCAAACCGACCCCGTTTCGGGAAAAGCAGATTCTGATTCAGGTGGTTTTCGGGCCGGGCAGCTCGGGGGAGCCTGCCGATAAACCGGGCCTTTCGCTTTTCGCGGCCGATCTGATTCGGGAAAGCGGCACGGCAACGCTGAGCCAGACGGATCTGGAGCGGGCGCTCAGCGGGAAAACAACCCGCATCGCTTTTGGCATCCAGGAGGATCGCTTCGTTTTTGGCGGAGAAACGATTCCGCAGGAACTTCCCACGTTGTTCCAATTGCTCTATGCCCGGCTGACCGACCCTGGATTCCGGAAACAGGCCGCCGATCGGGTGATCCAGCGGTACAGGCAGCGGATGGCCGAGTACCGCAGGTCCATCGAAGGCACGGCAGCCATTCAGGCAAGACGGTTCTTTGCGGGAGGCAATCCCCGATTCGGGCTGATCGACGAAGAGACTTTTTCCAAATATACCGTAACGGATGTGCGTGACTGGCTCGAGCCCTGGTTTCAATCCGGCGTGCTGGATGTGGCCATTGTCGGCGATTTCGACCTGGCCGAGGTGCATCGGCTGGCATCGCGCTATCTGGGCTCGTTGCCCGCCAGGGAAATGCATCCCGCAGCGACGGTTCCAGCCGCTTGCATGCCGGTATTCCCGAAAGGAAAATCCCTCGAGCTGCGCGTGGAAACCGCAATTCCCAAAAGCCTTGTCATGGTCGGTTTTCCGACGACGGATTACTGGAACATGGCGATGACCCGCAAGCTGAACATGCTGACCGAAATTTTTTCGGACCGGATGCGGGAAAGAATCCGGGAGAAGCTTGGTGCCGCCTATTCCCCGTCAGCGTTTCACCTGCCTTCGAAAGCCTATCCGGGGTATGGCTATATTCAGAGTTTTGTGCAGACAAAACCGGCGGACATTCAATTGATCGACCGGGAGATCGGGTTGCTGGCTGGCGGATTTTCGAAACACCCCATCACCCGGAAGGAGTGGGTTCGCGCCATCAACCCTGTCATGACCAGCATTCGGGAAATGATCAAAACCAATGAATACTGGCTCAATTCCGTACTGGCCGGTCTTGGCAGAAGACCTGAGCAATTGCATTGGGCCAGAACCATCGAAACCGGGTATTCGGGGATCCGGCTCGACGAATTGAATGTCCTGGCGAAGCGTTACCTCGATCCTTCCCGAAGGGCGACACTGATCGTGACACCGGCATCTTGA